The following are encoded together in the Tribolium castaneum strain GA2 chromosome 3, icTriCast1.1, whole genome shotgun sequence genome:
- the LOC655536 gene encoding oxidative stress-induced growth inhibitor 2-like, whose amino-acid sequence MKSGNSSDVVYKEVVIIGNGPSGIALSYMLSGNLPFLVSDSHPDEMLSMRLSSVVDRCLVKQDLGHLAAGIEGRSTNPVSLLLDALLHPCADIGVKMEPLVEFKKVGAEIDHVVLGKGPPGGSWHKMDPYILTLSLGTWMSLPGLPFHSRDSGEKRAFACNVANYYVQYVKEMNLSRYFINTATATNIAPLKGTRKERETIERLTENLERINDQSKPCRLSDAFNYLLSRGHRKHKPSRCCKRPREGLCQGQSPDRKRELRRDRSVSLSCDSISHCDSSSDSVSLELKNARVPFRITPVCDPEQKSNWVVETRNVESGETTIYHCKYLVLASGASDLPNRLEFSKVKPDPDWLFHDLRSLEYHLDHYIRSKGVGEIEPVLVVGVGLSAADAVIATRGRNIPVLHVFRNKTANLNKQLPENMYPEYHKVHQMMKDGGSTYPYYTAYPEYTLSNIDESSRSVILTSKSGETLKMRVSFAAVLIGSRPDLTFLPQEYNLAVKKDQPIDCKTNTLNINKLTHCVEGFDDLFAVGPLAGDNFVRFIPGGALAVVSELYRQNNDYCCRFT is encoded by the exons atGAAGTCCGGAAATTCCAGTGACGTCGTTTACAAGGAAGTGGTTATTATAG GAAACGGCCCAAGCGGCATCGCTCTCTCTTACATGTTATCCGGGAATCTACCTTTCCTTGTCTCGGATTCTCACCCGGATGAAATGCTTTCAATGAGGCTCAGCTCTGTGGTGGATCGGTGCTTGGTCAAGCAGGACTTGGGCCATCTGGCGGCAGGAATTGAAGGCCGTTCCACCAATCCGGTTTCACTCCTGCTTGACGCGCTGCTGCACCCATGTGCGGATATTGGCGTCAAGATGGAGCCACTTGTCGAGTTCAAGAAAGTAGGCGCCGAG attgaCCACGTGGTGTTGGGTAAGGGCCCCCCTGGCGGCTCGTGGCACAAGATGGACCCCTACATCCTGACCTTATCCCTGGGGACCTGGATGTCCCTCCCGGGACTCCCGTTCCACTCGCGGGACTCTGGTGAAAAACGCGCTTTCGCATGCAATGTTGCCAACTACTACGTGCAATACGTGAAAGAGATGAACCTGTCTCGCTACTTCATCAACACCGCCACCGCCACGAACATCGCCCCCTTGAAGGGCACGCGGAAGGAGAGGGAGACCATTGAAAGACTGACCGAAAACCTCGAACGAATCAACGATCAATCAAAACCCTGCCGACTTTCCGACGCTTTCAACTACCTCCTCTCAAGGGGGCACCGCAAGCACAAGCCCAGCCGGTGTTGTAAGCGCCCGCGAGAGGGGCTTTGTCAGGGGCAAAGCCCCGACAGAAAGCGCGAGCTGCGCAGAGACCGATCTGTTAGTCTAAGCTGTGATTCAATCTCTCATTGTGATAGTTCTAGTGATAGCGTTAGTTTAGAATTGAAGAATGCTCGAGTGCCTTTTCGAATCACTCCGGTCTGCGACCCGGAACAGAAGAGTAACTGGGTGGTGGAGACCCGGAATGTGGAGTCCGGGGAGACCACTATCTATCACTGTAAATATCTGGTTTTGGCGAGTGGGGCCAGTGATTTACCCAATAGATTGGAGTTTTCGAAAGTTAAGCCTGATCCGGATTGGCTGTTTCATGATTTGAGGAGTCTGGAGTACCATTTGGATCATTATATTCGGAGCAAGGGGGTGGGGGAGATTGAGCCCGTTTTGGTCGTGGGGGTGGGGCTGAGCGCCGCCGACGCCGTGATTGCCACAAGGGGGCGCAATATCCCCGTTCTGCACGTTTTTAGAAACAAGACGGCCAATTTGAACAAACAGTTGCCCGAAAATATGTACCCGGAGTACCACAAA GTGCACCAAATGATGAAAGACGGCGGTTCCACCTACCCCTACTACACCGCCTACCCCGAATACACCCTCTCCAACATCGACGAGTCGTCTCGTTCCGTGATTCTCACGTCAAAATCGGGGGAAACCCTCAAAATGCGTGTGTCATTCGCCGCTGTTTTGATTGGTTCGCGCCCCGACTTGACTTTCCTGCCCCAAGAGTACAATCTGGCGGTGAAAAAGGACCAACCCATCGATTGTAAAACTAATACTTTGAACATAAATAAACTGACACATTGTGTGGAAGGTTTCGATGATTTATTCGCAGTTGGGCCTTTGGCGGGCGATAATTTCGTCAGATTTATACCAGGGGGCGCGCTAGCCGTGGTCTCAGAATTGTATAGACAAAATAACGACTATTGTTGCCGTTTTACGTAA
- the LOC655694 gene encoding tubulin beta chain, translated as MREIVHLQAGQCGNQVGAKFWEVISEEHGIDPSGIYLGESDLQLERINVYYNEATVASRSNGGKYVPRAILLDLEPGTMDAVRSGIYGRLFRPDNFVFGQSGAGNNWAKGHYTEGAELVDAVLDVVRKEAENCDCLQGFQLTHSLGGGTGSGMGTLLISKIREEYPDRIMNTYSVMPSPKVSDTVVEPYNATLSVHQLVENTDETYCIDNEALYDICFRTLKVPNPSYGDLNHLVSLTMSGVTTCLRFPGQLNADLRKLAVNMVPFPRLHFFMPGFAPLTSRGSQQYRALTVPELTQQMFDAKNMMAACDPRHGRYLTVAAVFRGRMSMKEVDEQMLAVQNKNSSYFVEWIPNNVKTAVCDIPPVGLKMSSTFIGNTTAIQELFKRISEQFAAMFRRKAFLHWYTGEGMDEMEFTEAESNMNDLVSEYQQYQEATADEEYEAEEEAAADDFNC; from the exons ATGAGGGAAATCGTGCATCTTCAAGCCGGCCAATGCGGGAACCAAGTCGGGGCTAAG TTTTGGGAAGTGATTTCTGAAGAGCACGGCATTGACCCCAGCGGAATCTATTTAGGCGAGAGCGACTTGCAATTAGAACGAATCAACGTCTACTACAACGAAGCCACag TTGCTTCGCGCAGCAATGGTGGCAAGTACGTCCCCCGTGCCATCCTCCTGGACCTGGAGCCCGGTACCATGGACGCCGTCCGCTCTGGCATCTACGGCCGCCTTTTCCGTCCCGACAATTTCGTCTTTGGCCAATCCGGAGCCGGAAACAACTGGGCCAAAGGCCACTACACCGAAGGTGCCGAACTAGTGGACGCCGTCCTAGACGTGGTGCGCAAAGAAGCCGAAAACTGCGACTGCCTCCAAGGCTTCCAGCTAACACACTCACTTGGAGGCGGCACCGGCTCCGGCATGGGCACTTTACTCATCTCCAAAATCAGGGAGGAGTACCCCGATAGGATCATGAACACGTATTCGGTGATGCCTTCACCGAAAGTTTCCGACACGGTCGTGGAACCGTACAATGCCACCTTATCAGTGCACCAACTGGTCGAAAACACTGATGAGACGTATTGTATCGATAACGAGGCGCTTTATGACATCTGTTTCCGCACTTTGAAAGTCCCGAACCCGAGCTACGGCGACTTGAACCATTTGGTGTCGTTGACAATGTCGGGAGTCACGACTTGTCTGCGATTCCCCGGTCAATTGAACGCAGATCTGCGCAAATTGGCGGTCAATATGGTGCCATTCCCGCGTTTGCACTTCTTCATGCCTGGTTTTGCGCCCTTAACTTCCAGGGGAAGTCAGCAATACCGTGCGTTGACTGTTCCCGAGCTCACGCAGCAAATGTTCGATGCCAAGAACATGATGGCGGCGTGTGACCCCAGACATGGGAGGTACTTGACAGTGGCTGCTGTTTTTAGAGGAAGAATGTCGATGAAAGAAGTCGACGAACAAATGCTCGCCGTTCAGAATAAAAATAGCAGTTATTTCGTCGAGTGGATTCCGAATAATGTGAAAACGGCCGTTTGTGACATTCCACCAGTTGGGCTAAAAATGTCATCGACGTTCATCGGGAACACGACAGCGATCCAGGAGCTGTTCAAGCGGATTTCCGAACAATTCGCTGCTATGTTTAGACGCAAAGCGTTCTTGCATTGGTACACGGGGGAAGGAATGGACGAGATGGAATTCACTGAGGCTGAATCAAACATGAACGACTTGGTCTCGGAGTACCAACAGTACCAAGAGGCAACTGCTGATGAGGAGTACGAGGCCGAGGAAGAGGCCGCTGCTGATGATttcaattgttaa
- the LOC655614 gene encoding tubulin beta-1 chain codes for MREIVHIQAGQCGNQIGAKFWEIISDEHGIDPTGAYHGDSDLQLERINVYYNEASGGKYVPRAILVDLEPGTMDSVRSGPFGQIFRPDNFVFGQSGAGNNWAKGHYTEGAELVDSVLDVVRKEAESCDCLQGFQLTHSLGGGTGSGMGTLLISKIREEYPDRIMNTYSVVPSPKVSDTVVEPYNATLSVHQLVENTDETYCIDNEALYDICFRTLKLTTPTYGDLNHLVSLTMSGVTTCLRFPGQLNADLRKLAVNMVPFPRLHFFMPGFAPLTSRGSQQYRALTVPELTQQMFDAKNMMAACDPRHGRYLTVAAVFRGRMSMKEVDEQMLNIQNKNSSYFVEWIPNNVKTAVCDIPPRGLKMSATFIGNSTAIQELFKRISEQFTAMFRRKAFLHWYTGEGMDEMEFTEAESNMNDLVSEYQQYQEATADEDAEFDEEQEAEVDEN; via the exons atgaggGAAATCGTTCATATCCAAGCCGGCCAATGCGGCAACCAGATTGGAGCCAAA TTCTGGGAAATCATCTCAGACGAGCACGGCATCGACCCCACCGGCGCCTACCACGGCGACTCCGACTTGCAATTGGAGCGCATCAACGTCTACTACAATGAAGCCTCCGGTGGCAAATACGTCCCCCGTGCCATCCTCGTGGACTTGGAGCCCGGCACCATGGACTCAGTCCGTTCCGGTCCTTTCGGCCAGATTTTCCGCCCCGACAACTTCGTCTTCGGCCAGTCCGGAGCCGGAAACAACTGGGCCAAGGGCCACTACACAGAAGGCGCCGAACTAGTCGACTCAGTCTTGGACGTGGTGCGCAAAGAGGCCGAGTCCTGCGACTGCCTCCAAGGCTTCCAGTTGACACACTCGCTTGGGGGCGGCACCGGCTCCGGCATGGGCACTCTACTCATCTCCAAAATCAGGGAGGAGTATCCCGATAGGATCATGAACACGTATTCAGTAGTACCTTCACCTAAAGTTTCCGACACGGTCGTGGAACCGTACAATGCCACGTTGTCAGTCCACCAGCTTGTAGAAAACACTGATGAGACCTATTGTATCGATAACGAAGCTCTCTATGACATCTGCTTCAGAACGTTGAAACTCACAACACCGACCTACGGTGACTTGAACCATTTGGTGTCGTTGACAATGTCGGGAGTCACGACTTGTCTGCGATTCCCCGGTCAATTGAACGCAGATCTGCGCAAATTGGCGGTCAATATGGTACCATTCCCGCGTTTGCACTTCTTCATGCCTGGTTTTGCGCCCTTGACATCGAGGGGAAGTCAGCAATACCGTGCGTTGACTGTTCCCGAGCTCACGCAGCAAATGTTCGATGCTAAGAACATGATGGCGGCGTGTGACCCCAGACATGGGAGGTACTTGACAGTGGCTGCTGTTTTCCGAGGAAGGATGTCGATGAAGGAAGTTGACGAGCAAATGCTCAACATCCAGAACAAAAACAGCAGCTACTTCGTTGAGTGGATCCCCAACAATGTCAAGACGGCCGTTTGTGACATTCCCCCACGTGGTCTCAAAATGTCGGCCACTTTCATCGGCAACTCCACCGCCATCCAAGAGCTCTTCAAGCGCATCTCTGAACAGTTCACTGCTATGTTCAGACGTAAGGCTTTCTTGCATTGGTACACCGGCGAAGGTATGGACGAGATGGAATTCACTGAAGCCGAATCAAACATGAATGACTTGGTCTCCGAGTACCAGCAGTACCAGGAGGCGACCGCCGATGAAGACGCCGAATTCGACGAGGAACAAGAAGCCGAAGTTGACGAGAACTAA